The region TTTATGTTCTTATATAATATTTGCAATGTGATTATTAACATCATTCGAACTATTAGTCATCTATTATGTATAATCTCGATCCAACTGTGTTTCCCTAATGAAACACATGAATATTTCGTCTCCAAAATTGATATCAATTATTGGTGCTTTCATCCCCTCTCCTGCCATTACACTATAAGTTTATGAAGTCAAATATATAGTTTACTAGGTGTAAAACCTGTGTATTGTACggttgattaaacaaaagattaaatactaaaatataaacgttaagtatatttttaaataaaatttaaaataaggaACGAAGAAACTATTAATTACAtttaatactttatatatatatatatatatatatatatatatatatatatatatatatatatatatatatatatatatatatatatatatatattatgtggctttttaatttaaaatttgagAAAACCTACAAATTGACacgtggatattatttattttaaaaatataataaaatgacaagtgtcaaaaatcatgagagattgacacgtGTCAAAAATAACCTTAATTTATTAATGAGGATAATAAAATAATTTCCAAATGAGAAGGACAAAAAGAAAATCCTTAATGCTACAAAAGAAGGCCAACAAACAGTATTAAAGATTAATCCAATTTTCAGCTActcttaaaaaaaaataataataataataataatatttcagtTAACAAACATaaccaaagtcaaagtcaacttttaaTCTTTAATGATTCAGTAGCATTACATTTGGTACATATATTGATTGATCCACAGAACCTTTAAAACGCTAATTTACTTGTCTGAAAATGAACCTAGCATTTTAAAATCTCTTgtaggcatttcatcgaacacgtGGTATGCAAACATATCCAAGAACAACAACATGAATAATATGAACATTAGAATGTAAATACAATATGAGTGAATACATATGAGTTACAAACGAAAGAAGAAATTGATAAATTAATCTTCAAAAACCTTCAATGGATCATTAGGATCCATGGCATCTGTGAAAGGTAGATCAGCGGGAAGAGTTTCAAGACTCAACCCAACCTCCTTCAGCTTTCCAATCACTTCCTCAAAAACAATCTTGTTTCCACCCAAAGTAAGATGCAAACCATCCCTACATATAATAAATAACATTCTTTCATtaaagttttcttttattttaaaaacgggaccaaaaaaaaaaaaagacacttacttacatttctaacattttactttcatttctttctattaagtATTAACAACATTGTACCTTCGATTTTGTTCttacaaatatatcatattaagaTAAATCTACTGAATTATAGCATTTTAGTTCCAATTTATTTTTAGGACGTTGTAATTTAAAAGATCTACCAAATTATAGCAATGACATTTTTCAAATTAGGGTGTCTTAATAAGAAACAACGGAAAGTAAAATGTTGTAATTAGTCCCTGAGTATAGCtgattttttcaattttggttccCAAAAGTTTTTTTCTTACAATTTTGATCCTTATTTGAGATTTTTGTTACATTTTTGGTCATCGTTCCAAGCAAAATGACTACTTTTGgtactaattttttaaaaatcaGCTATACTTAAATaccaaaaatagttttttttacttGAAATGGGACCGAAAACTTAACAAGAACCTCAAATATGGACTAAAATTGTGAGAAAAAATTTTAATGGGGCTAGAATTGAAAAATAAGTTATTCTCAGGGACCAAAAACAGTTATTTTACTTGAAATGGGACTGAAAACTCAACAAGAACcttaaataaggaccaaaattgtgaGAAAAAACTTTTTTTGGACTAGATTTGAAAAATCAGCTATTCTCAAggaccaaaaatagttattttactaaCAATGACTAAAAACGTTACAAGAACCTCAAATATGGACCAAAATTGCATGAGAAAACTACTTTTGGACTGAAATTGCAAAAAACAGCTATTGTCAGGgaccaaaaacataaattcctcaagaaaaaaaaaatggaagtaagatactataataaacaaataaatgaaaatcCATTGCTATTTCTTTCATATATACCCCTTCCAATTTCCCTTTAGTCTTTATAAACACacaagtgtgtgtttgtgtgtgtgtgtgtgttttagtaCCTCAAATAAGCTTTGCCCCAATCAGGAAATTGGTGCATTCGGGACCAAAGATCCACAACCGGGGCCCCACATTCTCGGGCAACGGCCACACAAGCTTTCGCATAATTTCGGGCAGCTTCATTTGTCCGTTCGGGTAGATCTGAGTGAATCTCACCATATCTGTGTCTGCATATTCTTTCCAAATTACTTTTATTCatcataaacataaatcaatccatacatatttaaaataatatctcacaaaataaataaaaggaaAACCTTCATTTCATTGGCTTTTTTTTTCGAGCTTTTTGACACTGTCATGTTTCACAAGTCAAAaagtagctgataagctagccttttaaattttttgttaatatacacttaattaattataaaaaaacatattcttCTAAAtccttttatgttattttatatattCCAGTTATCAGCTAGTTTTTACCAAATGTCATCTTTTGTCAGCTACCTTATAAGCTAacagctagtttttcagctaccaactagcttttcagctagtacgccaAATATAGCCTAAGTGAATATGAAGTTAAGAACAAACATAATAAACAAGAAATGTTGGTTTTAGAAATGTAGAAAAAACAATACtgatttcaaatttgaaatataTTAGGTTTGACCAAAAGTACGTACTTTCACCATTTTATCGATTTAGCCATTGTACTATTCTTttttatgattattataaaaaaatagtttCCTGGATAAATCGATAAAAAATTTATAGTTTCATGGCTAAATTTATAAAATGGTAAACGTAagttttatttttctaaaaacattTTTAATGGTTAAACCATGTATAATAGTTTTATCACTACATAAAATATTTAAGTGGCTAAATCACTAAATTAGTGAAAGTACACTCTATAATAAAGGGAAAAATCTCATTATTTTGGGAAAATTTTGATAAAgtcctaaatgttttttttaaaagaaaagtctcattattttgagAAAATCACATAATCTGCCATTTCCTGTTAAAatttaaggaaaaaaaaaaaagacattttcgttaatttatacaaaatgttaaataatcgGGAGTAttctgtaaaaaaaataaaaaaaaaacttttaggaCTTTATCAAAAAAATTTCCCAAAATAATTATCTACATAAAACCCATCTATAAAAGACAAGATTATTAAAAATAGAGCTTTACAGAAGACGTGCAACTTCATCAATTGGAGGAGGAGTGATGAGGATCACGTGAGTTGAAGGCCATCGATTCTACAATCAAACCAAAAGAtaataagattaaaaaaaataataataataagtaaaaTTTAGACATCAAAAGTGAAATTATATTCTTAGATGCTTAAGCAATCGATCAATATTAGCAATTTAATTGATTATTCAACAAATATCAGAATGAAAATTCACATAAAACATAAACTTTCTATGTTACTTTATCAATAAAGAAGCTACATATTacaatcataaacacataaatctaaaataaaaagttaattcatttcaaatttaatcTTCGATCCTTAATAACAATATATAGATAATAGATATACCACACTAATCATTTCTGATTTGTATTTAAAAATCAACAAAATAAAATGTGAAAGATTTAGTATACAGAGGACCTTGAGATAGGCGACAATGGCGTGAAGATTTTGTCTGTATTCATCAATAGGCACGTGTTGAAACGCAGAGCATCTATCGGGAAGGCAAGCATCGTTAGCTCCAAAGAACACCGTCACAGCCAGCGGTGCGCGGCCGTTACCGACGTTCATCTCCGCCGgaaacaccttatccaacaccttcATCGCCCATCTCGTGTTGTACCCACTAAACCCCCTTAAAACCACATCAGCCTACCAAATTTTCATACCTCGAATCAGATTATAGAAACCCGAATCAAATTCGTTGAATCGATAGATAAAATTTGGATATTATTCGGTGGAGTATGTATACCGTTCGAGAGAAGTGGTGGGCGAGGGCGGCGCCCCACCCACCGGCGGAAAACGATTCCTCTGTGATGGAGTCACCGAATAGATAAATCTTTGGTCTCATGTCTGTGTGCGCAAAAGCTAAAACCTCTGTATTTCAATACCAAACGTCAAAATATTAAACTAATATGACTGAAAAAACAAATGAGTTATTCCTTAAAATATCTTGGGTTTTTTATATCAAGTTACTGATGAAATGATAATAATTAATACATACTTGTGTATTGGTATTGTGTTGTAAATAGTTGTGTACCATTTATTTCTAG is a window of Lactuca sativa cultivar Salinas chromosome 1, Lsat_Salinas_v11, whole genome shotgun sequence DNA encoding:
- the LOC111892088 gene encoding GDSL esterase/lipase At5g45920, whose protein sequence is MRPKIYLFGDSITEESFSAGGWGAALAHHFSRTADVVLRGFSGYNTRWAMKVLDKVFPAEMNVGNGRAPLAVTVFFGANDACLPDRCSAFQHVPIDEYRQNLHAIVAYLKNRWPSTHVILITPPPIDEVARLLHRYGEIHSDLPERTNEAARNYAKACVAVARECGAPVVDLWSRMHQFPDWGKAYLRDGLHLTLGGNKIVFEEVIGKLKEVGLSLETLPADLPFTDAMDPNDPLKVFED